The Gemmata palustris genome includes a region encoding these proteins:
- a CDS encoding methyl-accepting chemotaxis protein gives MWTKFNNLGIGTRLIGGFLLLAVASVGVGYCGLKSMSQMNEALENANANLIPSINALNEIRAKGIYTIQRNERTLILATRSKNEETYRRAATSLEKAWVAIRDGYARYESFPMSEKEKPLWSEFRPQLEEFRRAHEVTMAALKAGDLEKAEKRCLDSMAQATKMGDTLNALIDLQKEAGEQDAAQARSAYTTARTTMFGVIGAAVLAALALGVFFRSLIVRPLTATAKVLQAVASGDLTQKADVTSTDEFGQMGVALNATVQGIHTALQQDKVQWDVVGKQRVQNADFAVQIAAISKAQAVIEFKMDGTIVSANENFLRTMGYSLSEIQGRHHSMFAEPAFASSPEYREFWARLNRGESVASEFKRIGKGGKEVWIQASYNPILDLNGTPYKVVKYATDITPAKNMEQKVKEDAAELQQKVAAITASVNALAAGDFTQEAPDLGTDTVGQMAVALNKAIDSVRTALEGVREVSEQLADASGQLSSASDEISTGAQEQASSLEETASTLEEITATVKQNSDSAQQARQLASSSKEVAEKGGAVVSHAVEAMGEINQSSKKIADIITTIDEIAFQTNLLALNAAVEAARAGEQGRGFAVVASEVRNLAQRSATAAKEIKALIQDSVKKVGAGTDLVNQSGSTLGEIVTSVKRVTDIITEIAAASKEQSTGIDQVNKAVSQMDTVTQRNASQTEEMSATAQTLTDQAAQLRDLVARFKLGHDEARTAPKPVKAPRSKSANPKPRPAVARALSKTHELDRRGNGSGGDGFTEF, from the coding sequence ATGTGGACAAAGTTCAACAATCTCGGGATCGGTACCCGACTCATTGGGGGGTTCCTCCTTCTCGCGGTGGCCAGCGTCGGCGTCGGGTACTGCGGGCTCAAGTCCATGAGCCAGATGAATGAGGCCCTCGAGAACGCGAACGCGAACCTGATCCCGTCGATCAACGCGCTGAACGAGATCCGGGCGAAGGGGATCTACACGATCCAGCGGAACGAGCGGACGCTGATCCTGGCGACCCGGAGCAAGAACGAGGAGACCTACCGGCGCGCCGCGACCAGCCTAGAAAAAGCTTGGGTCGCCATCCGAGACGGGTACGCGCGGTACGAATCGTTCCCCATGAGCGAGAAAGAGAAGCCCCTCTGGAGCGAGTTCCGGCCGCAACTCGAGGAGTTCCGCCGCGCGCACGAAGTGACGATGGCGGCACTCAAAGCCGGCGACCTCGAAAAGGCCGAAAAGCGGTGCCTCGATTCGATGGCGCAAGCGACCAAAATGGGCGACACGTTGAACGCCCTCATCGACCTTCAGAAAGAAGCGGGCGAGCAGGACGCCGCCCAAGCGCGAAGCGCATACACCACGGCCCGGACCACCATGTTCGGTGTGATCGGGGCCGCGGTTCTCGCGGCCCTGGCGCTCGGGGTCTTCTTCCGATCTCTAATCGTGCGCCCACTGACCGCCACCGCCAAAGTGCTCCAGGCCGTGGCCTCGGGCGATCTGACCCAGAAAGCCGACGTGACCTCGACCGACGAGTTCGGGCAGATGGGCGTGGCCCTGAACGCCACGGTCCAGGGCATCCACACGGCGCTCCAACAAGACAAGGTCCAGTGGGACGTAGTGGGCAAGCAGCGCGTGCAGAACGCGGACTTCGCGGTCCAGATCGCGGCCATCAGTAAGGCCCAAGCGGTGATCGAGTTCAAGATGGACGGGACCATCGTGAGCGCCAACGAGAACTTCCTGCGCACGATGGGCTACAGCCTGTCGGAGATCCAGGGCCGGCACCACAGCATGTTCGCCGAACCCGCGTTCGCGTCCAGCCCCGAGTACCGGGAGTTCTGGGCGCGCCTCAACCGCGGTGAGTCCGTCGCGAGCGAGTTCAAGCGCATCGGCAAGGGGGGCAAGGAGGTGTGGATTCAGGCCTCGTACAACCCGATCCTCGACTTGAACGGCACGCCCTACAAGGTGGTCAAGTACGCCACCGACATCACCCCGGCCAAGAACATGGAACAGAAGGTGAAGGAGGACGCGGCCGAACTGCAGCAGAAGGTCGCGGCGATCACGGCATCGGTGAACGCACTGGCCGCAGGGGACTTCACGCAGGAGGCCCCGGACCTGGGGACCGACACGGTGGGCCAGATGGCCGTCGCGCTCAACAAGGCGATCGACTCGGTGCGCACCGCCCTGGAGGGCGTGCGCGAGGTGTCGGAGCAGTTGGCGGATGCGTCGGGTCAACTGTCCAGTGCGAGCGACGAGATCTCCACGGGCGCCCAGGAACAGGCCTCGAGCCTCGAAGAAACCGCCTCCACACTCGAAGAGATCACCGCGACCGTCAAGCAGAACTCGGACAGCGCACAACAGGCCCGCCAACTCGCCAGCAGCTCGAAGGAAGTGGCCGAGAAGGGCGGGGCCGTGGTGAGCCACGCGGTCGAGGCGATGGGCGAGATCAACCAGTCGTCCAAGAAGATCGCGGACATCATCACGACGATTGATGAGATCGCGTTCCAAACGAACCTGTTGGCCCTGAACGCGGCCGTCGAAGCCGCTCGTGCAGGCGAGCAGGGGCGCGGGTTCGCGGTCGTCGCGTCCGAGGTCCGCAACCTCGCGCAACGCTCCGCGACGGCGGCGAAGGAAATCAAAGCCTTGATCCAGGACTCGGTCAAGAAGGTGGGCGCCGGGACCGACCTCGTGAACCAGTCCGGTTCCACGCTCGGCGAGATCGTGACCTCGGTCAAGCGCGTGACCGACATCATCACCGAGATCGCGGCCGCCAGCAAGGAGCAGTCCACGGGCATCGACCAGGTCAACAAGGCCGTGTCCCAGATGGACACCGTCACCCAGCGCAACGCCTCACAGACCGAAGAAATGTCCGCCACCGCACAGACCCTGACCGATCAGGCGGCTCAACTGCGTGACCTCGTCGCACGGTTCAAGCTCGGGCACGACGAGGCACGCACCGCCCCAAAACCCGTGAAGGCGCCCCGGAGTAAGTCCGCGAACCCTAAGCCCCGGCCCGCGGTCGCCCGCGCGTTGAGCAAAACGCACGAACTCGACCGCCGCGGCAACGGGAGCGGCGGCGACGG
- a CDS encoding methyl-accepting chemotaxis protein: MPQPLLAFLMKFRIGPRLIAGFLLVACGCAFLGYTALGALSEIRVFQVNAGTNLVPSALNLDKFRAGALRVQRGERTLIVVAKRNDEKLVQATRGNIDAGWKMLAEGMKGYGSLPMSDKEAALWKELQSALTDWKRDHEEIVSLVDRREYEKAEDASLRELKTANRMNDSLQEALALQEEIAKDEDKQANSSYTSARSTLFATIAGCVLAAIGLGLAISVSVTGPLGQTVAVLEGVAKGDLTKRAEVNSQDEVGRMAVALNTAIGSLVAAKEVERVQVEKERERAEKEAATKREQAEREAKIKQEQADRDAALAAELRQKVDTIVMTVDAMAAGDFTQQVPDLGTDAVGQMAVTLNKAIVSVRAALEGVREVSEQLADASGQLSSASDEISTGAQEQASSLEETASTLEEITATVKQNADSAQQARQLASSSKEVAEKGGAVVGNAVEAMGEINQSSKKISDIITTIDEIAFQTNLLALNAAVEAARAGEQGRGFAVVASEVRNLAQRSATAAKEIKSLIEDSVKKVDAGTELVNRSGVTLGEIVTSVKRVTDLITEIAAAGKEQSTGIEQVNKAVSQMDTVTQKNASQTEEMSATAQTLTDQAGQLRDLVSRFKLSDSGRMAPRPAPKASRGKPSSKPRPAVARALSKTHDLDRMGSGGDGGFTEF; this comes from the coding sequence ATGCCCCAGCCCCTCCTCGCCTTCCTCATGAAGTTTCGCATTGGCCCCCGGCTGATTGCCGGGTTCCTCCTCGTCGCCTGCGGGTGCGCGTTCCTCGGGTACACAGCCCTCGGCGCGCTCAGCGAAATCCGGGTGTTCCAGGTGAACGCCGGCACCAACCTCGTGCCCTCGGCTCTCAACCTCGACAAGTTCCGAGCCGGAGCGCTCCGGGTACAGCGAGGGGAACGCACGCTGATTGTTGTCGCGAAGCGGAATGATGAGAAACTGGTCCAAGCCACCCGGGGTAACATTGACGCCGGGTGGAAGATGCTCGCAGAAGGCATGAAGGGATACGGCTCCCTCCCGATGAGCGATAAGGAGGCGGCACTCTGGAAGGAGCTCCAAAGTGCCCTCACTGATTGGAAGCGCGATCACGAAGAGATCGTCAGCCTCGTGGACCGGCGCGAGTATGAAAAGGCGGAGGATGCGTCCCTCCGTGAGCTAAAAACGGCCAACCGAATGAACGACTCCCTCCAAGAAGCCCTTGCTTTACAGGAAGAGATAGCGAAAGATGAGGACAAGCAGGCCAACAGTTCGTACACGTCGGCGCGGTCCACCCTCTTCGCGACCATCGCTGGGTGCGTCCTCGCCGCCATCGGGCTCGGGCTGGCCATTTCGGTGTCGGTGACCGGCCCGCTCGGGCAGACGGTAGCCGTCCTCGAGGGCGTGGCCAAGGGCGATCTCACTAAACGGGCTGAAGTGAACTCGCAAGACGAGGTCGGGCGCATGGCAGTGGCCCTGAACACCGCGATCGGCTCGCTCGTGGCTGCCAAAGAAGTCGAGCGGGTCCAGGTCGAGAAGGAGCGCGAACGGGCCGAGAAGGAAGCCGCGACCAAGCGCGAGCAGGCCGAGCGGGAGGCCAAGATCAAGCAAGAGCAGGCCGACCGCGACGCGGCCCTGGCCGCGGAACTGCGACAAAAGGTCGATACGATCGTGATGACGGTCGACGCGATGGCGGCGGGGGACTTCACCCAACAGGTGCCGGACCTGGGAACCGACGCCGTCGGCCAGATGGCGGTGACGCTGAACAAGGCGATCGTCTCGGTGCGTGCCGCACTCGAGGGCGTGCGTGAAGTGTCCGAGCAACTGGCGGATGCGTCGGGTCAACTGTCCAGTGCGAGCGACGAGATCTCGACGGGCGCTCAGGAACAAGCGAGTAGCCTCGAAGAAACGGCGAGCACGCTCGAAGAGATCACGGCGACGGTGAAGCAGAACGCGGACAGCGCGCAACAGGCGCGCCAGTTGGCTAGCAGCTCCAAAGAGGTGGCCGAAAAGGGCGGGGCCGTGGTGGGAAACGCGGTCGAGGCGATGGGCGAGATCAACCAGTCGTCCAAAAAGATTTCGGACATCATTACGACCATCGACGAGATCGCGTTCCAGACGAACCTGCTGGCCCTCAACGCGGCCGTGGAAGCGGCCCGTGCGGGCGAGCAGGGGCGCGGGTTCGCCGTCGTCGCGTCCGAGGTTCGCAACCTCGCGCAACGCTCCGCGACGGCGGCCAAGGAGATCAAGTCCCTGATCGAGGACTCGGTCAAGAAGGTGGACGCCGGGACCGAGCTCGTGAACCGGTCCGGGGTCACGCTCGGCGAGATCGTGACGAGCGTGAAGCGCGTGACGGACCTGATTACGGAGATCGCGGCCGCGGGCAAGGAGCAGTCCACGGGCATCGAGCAGGTCAACAAGGCGGTCTCCCAAATGGACACCGTGACCCAAAAGAACGCTTCGCAGACCGAGGAGATGTCGGCCACGGCTCAGACCCTCACGGACCAAGCCGGCCAACTCCGCGACCTCGTCTCCCGGTTCAAGCTGAGCGACAGCGGACGCATGGCCCCGCGCCCCGCGCCCAAGGCTTCCCGGGGCAAACCGAGCAGCAAGCCCCGGCCCGCGGTCGCCCGCGCGCTGAGCAAGACGCACGACCTGGACCGCATGGGGAGCGGCGGGGACGGCGGATTTACCGAGTTCTAA